ATCTCTTCACTATAATTTCTTTCATGGCCCAAGTCTCTTCCTAAGAAAACTTCACTTTGACCTGTTCCAAAAGATATAGGGCCTAATACATCAGACATACCATATTCTGTAGTCATTTTCCTTGCTATAGAACTCATTCTATCTATATCATTCTTAGCTCCTGTACTAATATCGTCAAGTATAAGCTTTTCAGCAACCCTTCCTCCTAAAAGAACTACCATCTCATCTAATAATGTAGATTTTGATGTGTAACTTTTGTCTTCTTCTGGTAAGCTCATTGTATATCCACCAGCCATACCTCTTGGAATTATACTTATTTCATGTACCGGATCTAAACCTTCTAGACATTTTCTAACAACTGCATGCCCTGCTTCATGATAAGCAGTAAGTTTTCTATCTTTTTCACTAACCACTCTACTTTTCTTTTCTGGACCTGCTATTACTCTTGTTATAGCTTCCTCTAGTTCATACATACCAACAATTTTCTTATTACCCCTAACTGCAAGTAATGCTGCTTCATTCATTAAATTCTCAAGATCTGCTCCTGTAAATCCTGGTGTCATCTTTGCAAGTACCTTAAGATTTATATTTTTATCTAAGCGTTTATTTCTACAATGAATTTTTAATATTTCTTCTCTACCCTTAACATCTGGACCACCTACTACGATTTGTCTATCAAATCTTCCTGGTCTTAATAATGCTGGATCTAAAATGTCAGGTCTATTGGTAGCTGCAACCATTATAATTCCTTCATTTCCAGAGAAACCATCCATTTCAACAAGTAGTTGATTTAACGTTTGTTCTCTTTCATCATGTCCTCCACCAACACCTGCTCCTCTTTGTCTACCTACGGCATCAATCTCATCTATGAATATAATACACGGTGCATTTTTCTTTGCTTGTTCAAACAAGTCTCTTACTCTAGATGCACCTACACCCACAAACATCTCCACAAAGTCAGAACCGGATATAGTAAAGAAAGGTACTCCCGCTTCACCTGCTACTGCCTTTGCAAGTAAAGTTTTACCTGTACCTGGAGGTCCTACTAATAAAACACCTTTTGGTATTCTAGCTCCCATTTCTATATACTTTTTAGGTTGCTTTAAGAAGTCTACAACTTCTGCTAACTCCGCCTTTTCTTCATCTGCTCCTGCCACATCATTAAAGCCTACTTTTTTTCTGTCTGGGGTAGCCATTCTTGCTTTACTTTTTCCAAAATTCATAACACCTCTACCACCGCCACCGCCTTGTGACTGCTGCATAAACATAAAAAAGACAAATCCCAACATTAATATAAATAATAAAGTTGGCAAATATTGAAACCATACTGGAAAGCTCTGTGGTTTCGTATATTCAATTTTAACTGCCTTTGTATCAGCTTTTTCAACCAAGCTATCTATTAATCTGGATGATATTACAGATTCATATTTAGTTTTATCTTTTAATTCACCAGAAACTATTGCTATACTTCCATTTTGCTGTATTTTCAAGGATTGCACTTTATTTTGATTCCAATAACCCACAAATTGATCAACCCTTACATTTCCACCTGTTTTATTTGATTCAAGCATTGTAACACCTGCAAACATAGCTAATAAAAGCACTAATATCCAGGCCGTTGTTGCACTAAAAAACTTCTTCATTTAAAGGCCCCCTCTCTATTTAATTACTATAAAATTTTATCATACGAAATTTTTATTTACAATAATAATTATTATTAATTATTTATTAATGGTATGCTTTACCATAATTTATTTTAATAAAATAAATATTTATATTTTATTGCACATATAGTCCACATATTTAGATATGCTTTTAGTTTGTATATACTTCTTCTTTTAATATACCTATAAAAGGTAAGTTTCTATATTTCTCTGCATAATCTAGTCCATATCCTACCAAGAAGTAGTCAGGAACTTCAAAACCTAAATACTTAACATCAATTTCTACCTTTCTTCTTTCATATTTGTTTAATAAACATGCTATTTCCACGGATTCCGGTTTTCTTGATTTTAGATATTCAATTAGATATTTTAACGTAATCCCTGAGTCTATTATATCCTCAACTACAAGAACATGCTTGCCTTCTATCTCTTCATCTAAATCTTTCAATATTCTAACAACGCCAGAAGTAGTTGTAGATTTTCCATAACTTGATACAGCCATAAAATCCATATAGCAAGGTATCGTAACTTCTTTTATAAGATCTGACATAAATACAACGGAACCTTTTAAAATTCCTATTAAAATCAATTCTTTTCCCCTATAGTCTTCACTTATCCTTTCTGCTAGTTCTTTTGTTTTCCTTCTTAATTCTTCCTCTGAGTAAAGCACCTCTTTAATGTCTTCTCTCATTAGCTTTTCCCCTCTCTATGTTTATTTTAAGCACATTCTGTGTTTTATTAGTTACTTTGAATTTTTCACTTACCCTATATCCTATAATCCATGCAATTTCATCATTAAAGCATAAGAGAGGAATAATATCTCTTATTTCCTTAGGAATCTTCATATCTATAAAAGCTTTCTTTAATTTCTTATTTCCCTGCATTCCTAATGGATTAAATAAATCGCCTTCTCTTCTATATCTCAATGTAATATTTCCACACACTTTATCATAATCAAAATACTTTAGATATTTATTATTATCACTTACATCTATAGACTTTTTATCGAGTACTTCAAGAGAAACTTGCATGTTTTCTGAGATTATATTTTTTTCCCCGATTCTTAAGCTTTGTTCCTTTAATTCAGTACTCTTATATTTTAATACATCTAAATTCTTACCAAATAATATATGTACCTCGCCATAATTATTGTATGCAATAATTCCACTTGGAAGCATAACTTTTTTTCCATTACTATGTGTCTGTATATCTATGATACTATATATGTGGCTTTTTTCAAAGTTATATGTATCTCCAGTTAAACTAGTTAATGCAAGTCTTATGATTCTTGTTAAGATACCTTTTTTCTCTTTAAAAGCCTCTTTACTTATTATAACCTTATTATTTTTAATATCACAATATTTTTCATAATATTGCCTGGAAATATCATCTAAAATCTCATTATCACTCTGCATATTGTAAGCAAGCCTGTTTAAAGCTCCAATTATATCATCATTAAAATTTTCTTTCATATATGGAATTAGTTCAAGCCTTACTTTATTTCTAGTATATATATTTTCTAGATTTGTTTTATCTATTCTGGGATTTAAGCACTCCCTTTTACAATATGATTCAATCTCATTTCTTGTTATATTTAAAATAGGTCTTATAAATACCTTGTCCCTAACAGGCTTTATGCCACATAATCCATCTATTCCAGTTCCTCTCATAACTCGCATTAATAACGTCTCAGCCTGATCATTTGCATTATGTGCAACAGCAATCTTATTAATAACATACTTTTCTTTTAGTTCATTAAAAAAATTGTACCTGAGATTTCTACCTGCGACTTCACAGGATACACCATGTTCTTTTTCATACCCCTTAACATCTACCCTTTTTCTAAATAATTCTATATTTAGATTCTTGCAAAGTTCCACTACATATTCCTCATCTTTATCTGATTCTTCTCCCCTTAGACAATGATTAACATGAGCTGCACATATTTCTATGTCCAGCTCATTTCTAAGTTTATTCAAAACATGAAGTAAACACACAGAATCAGGGCCTCCTGATAGAGCTACTAATATCTTATCACCGTTATCAATCATATTATGTTGCCTTATACTTTTCATTACTTTCTCTATCAAGTTACCAACTCCTATTTAAATACATTAATTATTAATGTTACAATACATAATTATAACATAATTACTCGCTGCTAAAGATTATTTTACAAATTCTTAATAAACTGTATAAATTTTAGATACTAATACCGTCATGTCGTCTTTAATTTTATAATCGTTAAGTTTTATTGCTTCATTTAATATTTCACAGGCTATTTCTTTAGGGTCATTACTATTACTATTTTTTAGGTATTCTACAATCCAGTTGCTGTTCAAAAGATTACTATCATTATAATCTAAAACTCCATCACTTACCATTACAATAAGATCACCATTTTTAACTTTTTTATTCTCTATTTCAACATCCACAGTGTCTAGAACACCTATAGGTAAACTTTTAGATTTTATAATATCAATTTTACTATCACTCTTTAAGAAACTTGCTACTGCCCCAACCTTCATAAACTCAACATTACCACTATATAAATCAATATTACATAAGTCTAAAGTTGAAAACTTTTCATCCTCATTAAATTTCATGCTCATTATAGAGTTAATGGTATTAATAGCCGTTATTTTATTAAAACCAGCCCTACAAAATTCGTTAATTAAGTTTACAGATGCTTCACTTTCTTTTCCTGCCTGTGGTCCAGAACCCATCCCATCACTTATAATTGAAATATATGTTCCATCCTTCAATTTAGAGAAGCTATTACTATCTCCATTACATTTTTCACCATCTTTACACTTTACAGCTGAATAGGAATTTACATGAAATTTGGGTATCTGTTCAAAAGTTACAGAACAAGTATTTTTCTTCTTATCAATACAACAATTTTCACTAGTTACACACATAGGCTCTCCAACAGCTTCATTCATATAAGAAAGAATCTTTTTAGAACAACTCTTTTTTCCTCCACATGCTTCTAACCATAACTTTATAACATTCTTACATCTCTCATCCTTTATACACAGTATATTACTATAGCTAATCCTATTTTTATCTAAAATTCGTTTAATCTTATTCTCTAAACATATATTTATTGAAATGTTAGCCTGTATATCCTCTCCAATAGATTTAACAGTACTTGCCATACTCTTTATTTGACTCGATAAAAGTTCTCGTCCCTCACATAAACTATTTTTTCTCATCTCATTTATAATGTATCTATTTACAATCTCCTCTGTATTTTTACTTAGAACAGTTCTGTTTATACATTTTCTTTCTAATTCGTAGGGCATAGTTTTTTTATTTTCTTGATAATTTTGTATGAGCTCAGAAAAGGCCGAATATGTATAATGAATTTCACGTTTCCAACAAATACTATTCATATCACATTGAGCACAAGCTCTATCAGCCAAATTTTCAATTAGTGCGGAACTCTTACTTTTTAGTGCTAGTTTATCGTTATCCACTAATTTATCTAATGTTGAAGATATATTAAATAATAAATCTGAAAATCCATTAACTTTTTCCGAATATATATTTCTTATTTTACTAAGATAATTTTCACTCAAATTTTCTTTCTTCTCTTCTACATTAAAGTCTAAAATAAGTTTTTTATAAATTTTCTCTGGTATAAATATAATAGCGGTTAGAGCTATTATAGCCTCAATACCTATAAAACTAGTATTAGTTCCTAAATATATTTGCACTATGAAAAAGGTAACTCCACATGCTAATGAAGTAAAATATTTCCCTGTATCTCTGAATAGTCCTGATATAAGTCCACAAATGCCAAAAACACTTATAAATATAGGCATATCAGCAGAAGTCATTCCTATTATGGCTCCTAAAGCCACTCCTGTTGTACCTCCTGTAGAAGGTCCACATATAAATCCAACCATAGCAACAAAAAATATTCCTACTACATTCGTAAGTGATATATACCTTATGTTAACGCCCCAAGTTCCAGATAATATTAGAGAAATAAAAATACCCATGCTAATCATTTCTTCATTGCTAAACACTTTTTTATAATCTAATGTTTTAAAACATATTATCCCTTGATTAATAATATAATATAATGGTATTAAGCATAGCACTTCCATAAAAGAATAAAAAACACTTATAGAGAAGTTCATTTTATTTATAACTAATCTAGATATAATGTACTCTACAATTAATAAAGATGCTATGGATATAATTTTCTTCTTTTTTTCTTCTCTAGAAAAAATATAATTGGATCCTATTATAGTACTTACAGATATAAAATATATTGATATATTCTCAACCTTGTTTATTAAGGTTATATATCCAATCATACTCCCTATGCCACATATCAAAAATTTTTCTTTATCTAGATGTAATGAAAATGCTATGAGTAATGCTATTCCAAATGGAGCCATGCCGTTTATTAATTTTACTCTACTTATAAGGAAACATATAAAAGCAAGATAAATATAACTTTTAATATTTTTCAAAATATATTTTTTTGAACATTTCTCCTCGCTATCTTCCTTTTTCAACCTTTTGTAAGGTAATACCTCTAATCCATACTGCATTTAATACACCACCCTTTTCAAAATTACGAAATTATTATAACAAATCTCTCTGGAAATAATTGTCATAACATAGTGGTGATATTTTTTTTCATGAGACATAAACTTTTAATATATGTATTTTTTTACCATTATTCTTGTCATAATATTTTTTTACAATGTAACGTCTAAATTTTATCTTTATAAAACAAAAAAAGTTGTTGAATATTCAACAACTTTTGGTAGCGGAAATAGGACTTGAACCTACGACCCTTCGGGTATGAACCGAATGCTCTAGCCAGCTGAGCTATTCCGCCATGTGGTTGCGGGGGCAGGACTTGAACCTACGACCTTCGGGTTATGAGCCCGACGAGCTACCAGCTGCTCCACCCCGCGATATTTGGTGCTGAAGACCGGAATCGAACCGGTACGGTGTGTTAGCACCGCAGGATTTTAAGTCCTGTGCGTCTGCCTGTTCCGCCACTTCAGCATGTTATATTTAAATATGGTAGCGGAAATAGGACTTGAACCTACGACCCTTCGGGTATGAACCGAATGCTCTAGCCAGCTGAGCTATTCCGCCACATGGTTGCGGGGGCAGGACTTGAACCTACGACCTTCGGGTTATGAGCCCGACGAGCTACCAGCTGCTCCACCCCGCGATATTTGGTGCTGAAGACCGGAATCGAACCGGTACGGTGTGTTAGCACCGCAGGATTTTAAGTCCTGTGCGTCTGCCTGTTCCGCCACTTCAGCATGTTATATTCAAATGGTTGCGGGGACAGGACTTGAACCTGCGACCTTCGGGTTATGAGCCCGACGAGCTACCAGCTGCTCCACCCCGCGATATTTTAGTGCTGAAGACTGGAATCAAAACGGTACGGCTATAAACACCATAAGATTTTAATCCTTGTGAATCTGTCTGTTCCATCAATTCAGCATATTAATAATTTAAATGGTTGCGGGGGCAGGACTTGAACCTACGACCTTCGGGTTATGAGCCCGACGAGCTACCAGCTGCTCCACCCCGCGATATTTTGGTGCTGAAGACCGGAATCGAACCGGTACGGTGTGTTAGCACCGCAGGATTTTAAGTCCTGTGCGTCTGCCTGTTCCGCCACTTCAGCATAACATCTTTTGTCGCAATTTATCAGCGACAAGTGTAATTATATATTAATAGAAATAATATGTCAATACTTTTTTCTAAAAAAACTTTCTATATAAAATAAAGCTAGAGACATTTTATTGAACTCTAGCTTTTTATTTCTATTTATTAAATGAATATATATAAATCTATTTATTTTTTCTTTTTACCATTTCCTTGATTTCTTGCTGATTTAGCTGTCTTCATTTCTTTTAATCTTTCTTCACTTTCCTTCAAAAACTTAGAAAGATTATCTTCAAAGTTAAAAGAATGAACTTTAGACTTCTCTTTATTCCAATCTATTTCTTGAGGTGCATTAGTCCTTTTAGGTCTTTCCTCTTCAAGCTGTTTCATTGATAAACTAATTTTGCCATTTTCGTCAACTGATATAACTTTTACTTTTACTATATCATTTTCTTTTAAATGTTTACTTATATCTTTTACAAAAGTTCTAGATATCTCAGATATATGTAATAGTCCAGTTTTTCCCTCCACCTCTACGAACGCTCCAAATTTTGTGATGTTAACCACTTTTCCTTCTATAATGCTTCCTGGTTTTAAAGACATCGAAAAAGTATCCTCCTTAAAATAATATTTATGTAATTTATTTTTTCTTGTCTACAATCGTTGATTCACCTTTTTTTGTTAATCCCAATCTTTCTCGAGCTATCTTCTCTATGTATTGATCATCTTGGGACATTTTAACCTCATCTTTTAACTTTTGATTTTCCTTCTTTACTTGTTCTACTTCCATATTCCACTTCTTCATTTCTTTTTTTTGATTGTATATAGTTATTTGTTGAGATACTAATGTATATACCACGTATATTATTCCTAAAAATAGAATTACTTTTTGGGAATTTCTAAACCTTTTCACAGTATATCATACCTTTCAAGTTTGGTAAATTGATAAAACCATTAATTTTTAAAACTTTTCTTAAGCTTATAAATTAATATACTTACTGGAAACATTAAATGTTTTATAAATATTCTTATACTCGTAAATAAAAACTTATTTAAATTATACAATATTAATATACATAAATCACTTAAAAATTTTAAATATACTAAAATTCCTATAAATATTAATATATATATATATATACTAACATATGCGTAGTTCGTGTACAACAAGAATATAAATACCAAAATCGATGTAAATATCCAAAAAAGTGTATCTTGTATAATTGTAACTATATTCCCTGGATGGGAAACCCCTCTGATTAGTCTATAGATGTCAAATAATGTCCCCGTTAAAAATCCAGCAAGTATACTAAATATAAATAACCTTAATTGAAAATCAATTGGAAATAACATACTAAATCACCTTACTTAAATAATCTTTTAAAGATAGATTCGTCTTTTGAAAGTTTCTTATGATTTTTATATAAACAACTATTAATTTCTCCTGTTATATTTACTTCCCCATTTGTTACATCTAATTTATTCATTTTTAAATCACTACCTTTTATATTTAACCCGCCAAGTTTTGTACTAAGTATTATTTCTTCCTCATTAAAGCTCACAACTTCTAGCACTCCACTTATTTCAAGTTTCTTTCTATCTTCTAATAATAATCTCCCTTTTCTTTCTTCAGTTATTATTTCTTTCTTTCTCTCCATATAATCCTCCCAATATATAGTGCTAATTATATAACCACTATTACAATGTATATGCAGTAAGTGTCTTATAAATTCTTTATACTAATAAAAAAAGATGAGGCTTTATTTATAGCCTCATCTTTACTCCTCCGCATCTTTTCCTGATATTATATCATACATTTCTTTTGCTTCTTCTTTTTTTACATGTTCAGTTATATTTACAATTTTAGCTTTTAAGGTATCCTTTGCAAATAATATTTCTATAATATCATTTTCTTTTATAGTAGTACCTGCTTTGGCTTCCTTGCCATTTATATGGACTCTTCCACTGTCACAAATTTCTTTAGCTTTTGTTCTTCTTTTTATTATTCTAGAAACTTTTAAATATTTATCTAATCTCATAATTATCTCCCCTTTTTCTTCTATTAAGAAAATTATAAAACAAAAAACCTAGATTTGCACCTAGGTTTTTATATTAGTTATTAAAAACTATTTGTTTACTTTTTCTTTAAATTCTTTTCCAGCTTTGAAAACTGGTGCTATTGATGCAGGAATCTCGATTTCTTCCTTAGTTCTTGGATTTCTTCCTTTTCTAGCAGCTCTTTTTCTAGTTTCGAAAGTTCCAAAACCAATTAATTGTACTTTCTCATCTTTTTCAAGAGTTTCTTCTACTGCTTCTATAAATGCTTTTAGAGCAGCTTCTGCATCTTTTTTAGTTAACTTAGATTTTTCACTCATAACAGTAATTAATTCAGCTTTATTCACCTTAGTTACCTCCTTAAATTAAAGTACGCTCTTTATTTGAGTATACTATAAAATAGCTTATTCTTCAAAAGATTAAAAAATCCTTCTTTTTATATGATTTTTTTGTATTAAAATTATTAAACCTGCATTTACTTTTGATTTTTCGCATTTTCCCAAAGTTTATCTAAATCTTCTAGTGACATATCTTTTAGATTATTGCCTGTATTTATTACATGCTTCTCAATAAACCTAAATCTATGTATAAACTTTTCTGTAGTATGGTTTACAGCTTCTTCTGGATCTACTTTTAAAAACCTGCAAACATTAACAGTCGCAAAAATCAAATCGCCTAGTTCATCTATTATTTTTTCCCTGTTTTTTGAATTATATACCTCAAGAACCTCAATATATTCTTCTTTTACCTTGTCTAATGCTGGTTTTATTTCTTCCCAATCGAATCCAACCTTAGCTGCCTTTTTTTGAACCTTTTCAGCTCTAATTAAACCTGGTAGACTTCTTGATATATGCTCTAGTTCTTCTGTGTAGGTGCTATAACCCTTTTCTTTTTTCTTAATACTTTCCCAATTATCTAATACTTCTTCCGAACTGTCAAGTTTAATTTTCCCAAATATATGTGGATGTCTATTTATCATTTTCTCACATATACCCTCAGTTACGTCATAGATGTTAAAATATCCTTCGTCTTTTCCAATTTTAGAATGAAAAACAACTTGTAATAATAAATCTCCTAATTCTTCTATTAAATTATTTTCATCCTCTTTTTCAATGGCATCTATAACCTCATAAGCCTCTTCTATTAGACATCTTTTAAGAGATTTATGATCTTGTTCCAAGTCCCAAGGACATCCATTTTCTCCCCTTAAAACATCCATTATCTTAACTAAATCATAGAAATCTTTTAATGCTTTAGTACCCTTGGGTATATATAGTGATGTTAAATAATCTATATCTTCTTGTCTATCTAATTCATAAAGTTTTATTTTTCTTATACTCTCTAAATCTTGAACTCCAGCTGCCCTTACAAAATAAATTTCTTCTGAATCATTATAATACTCAGATAGTGCTAGCTTAACCTCTGAAGCTATTAATTTATTATAAACTTGTGTAATTATTATTCCTGTATTGTTATGTAATATGGTGTTTTTTATTTCAAATGCATCAACTATCTTAATACCTTGTATAGGATCTATTTTAAGTGCTTCCATTATAGCCTCAATAAAACTTACAGCAGGTAGTATTTTGTATTCAATATTATGTTCTGTGCAAAGCTCTATTAACATTGAAACTGACTTTTCTGCTACTAATGGATGACCTGGCACACCATATATTATATCTTCATGTTCCTTATGTTTTTGAATTAAATCCTTTGATATTGCACTATATACCTCATCAAAATTATCATAATTTTCATAAAAGTTATCATATACATCAAATTTAATTCCTAAAGATTTTATATACTCAATAGTTGGATGTTTTTCTGTTCTAAAAAATATCTTTTTACAGCTTTTTAAAGCTTCTAAGGCACCAATAGTTAATGAATCTTTATCTCCTGGTCCTAAACCTAAAATTTTAATCATAAGTTATTCACTCTCCTTCCTATGTAATTTTAACATAAATTTATTATTTAAAATATCGTATACCTTAAGATACATTAAATTTTCCTTTAACTTCTTTATAACTGAAAATCTTAAGTATAATTACTGCTAATAAATAAGTAATAACACCAATTACTATAGCTGATAAGCAAGCTAAATCATTACTTAGTGTATGCGTATACATATATTTATACCCCAATATTACAGAAATAGACATAATTAAAGATGCTATAATAGGCTTTATTATGGAATCCAACATATTTATAGGCATTAAAAGCTTTCTTTTAATTAAAATCATATTTAAAATGCTAGAGGTTATATATCCTATTGTAGATCCTATAACTGCGCCATATATGTTTATATTAGGAATAGGTACTAGTATATAAGTTAGTATAATTTTTAATATACATCCTATTGCAAGATTTTTAACTGGAGCATAAAAGTTATTCATAGCTTGTAGAAGAGTTGTGCTACATTGACTTAGTACTATAAATGGTAAAGATATAGCCATATATTTTAAAATCGTATATCCGCCAAAGTCTCCTCTAAAAACCAGGCTCATTACAGGATATGATAAAAAATATAATCCCATAGCTGAAGGCATTGAAATCACACTAGAAAGTTTTATAACTCCTTCTACTTTATTTTGTAATTCTACCTTTCTGTTTTTCACATATGCTTCCGCTACAATAGGAACAATAGATGTACATAAAGCCACAGAAAGAGCTAACGGTACATGAGATAATGTAGCTGCCTTTCCCGTTAGTTGTCCATATAATATAGCTGCGTCTTTGCTTGAAAACCCTGCCCTTAATAACCCTCTTGGAACTACTATAGAATCAACTAATCCCATTATTGTTCCTACTACAGCCCCAAAAGAAAACGGAATAGCATTTCTCAATATATCACCTACAATGGGACGCTTAATATCTGATTTTTTCTTAGGTATATATCTTAATACTGATAAAAATTTTATAACTAAATATATAAATCCTAATAAAGAACCTATTAGTGCTCCTAACGCAGCTCCACCTGCCGCATATTCTATACCTAAAGGAAAAAGCATATATGCAAGGCCTACCCCCCCAACTACCCTTCCTATTTGCTCTATAACTTGCGAAATCGCAGTTGGATTCATATTATGTAATCCTTGAAAAAAACCTCTTAAAATTCCCATTGTTATTACGAATACAGGCGCAAGAGATGTAGCTATTAATGCATAGTATGATTTTCTATCCCATCTTAAAGAGGTTATTATGTTATCGGAAAAAAATATTAATATAAAGGAAAATGCCAAAGCCGTAGGAATCATAATTAAAAAAGTGGATCGAATAACTCTAAGTATACCATTTCCATCATTTTTAGCATTCATCTCCGAAATTATCTTTGATACCGCTATAGGTATCCCTGAAGATACCGCTATAAAAGTAAGATATAATGGATATGACATTTGATAATATCCCATACCTTCATCACCAAGGAGAATTTGCATTGGGATTCTAAAAAACAACCCCAAAAACCTTGCAAATATACCAGCTGCCCCTAAAATTAAGGTGCTTTTTATCAAGGTCTGTCTTTTCATAAATAATTACCCCCAATAATAAATATATAAAATTGCCCTATATTAAATATATTTTTTATTTTAGGTATTATTACTTAAGAAAAAAATAAGTGGCAGTAAGAAAAGTTCTTACTGCCACTTATGTATTATTCCATTTGCTTTCCTAAGAAATTAGCTGCCGTTTCAGCTAGCTTTAACTCTAAATCTCCAAATTCTTTTCTGTCATCATCAGTCAACATAACTACATTACCAATGGTATCTCCTTCAGCTATTATTGGAGCTATAACTTGGTACTTATATCTAGATTCATCATCATCTTCATATATAGGAATTATATCTTCTGATCCTTCACCTAAAATAATAGGCTTTCTTTCTTCCATAATTCTTTCTAAATCAGAACTGATTTTTCTATCCATATATTCTTTTCTAGATCCACCACTTATTGAAATAATACCATCTTTATCTGTTATTATTACTGTTCCTCCAAGAGATTGTTGAAGAGCATCTGCATATTCCTTTGAAAAATTACTTAACTCTTCTATTGGAGAATACTTCTTTAGTATTACGCCACCTTCCCTATCTGTAAATATCTCTAGTGGGTCTCCTTCTCTTATCCTTAAAGTTCTTCTAATTTCTTTAGGTATAACAACTCTTCCTAAATCATCTATACGTCTTACTATACCTGTTGCCTTCATTTGTTTTCCTCCTTTTATACATGTGTTACATAAAATATCCTTGTGTTATTATTATCTTTATAATTATGAAATTTTATACACATATATAAATCATTTTTTCATAGTAAGACATAATTTTCATATATTATTTTAAATTATCCTCATAAGTCTTAGCTTTTACTTCTTCTTTCCACTTTTTCATATTCTCTTCCCAAGTTTTTAATTTCTTTTCAGCTATTAATTTTTCATTTATTCTCTCTTTTACTTCTTCATATTTTTTTGCTGGATAGTCTGTTTTATCTAAAACTTTTACAATATGAAATCCATCTTCATCTTTAACTGGTGTAGTT
The nucleotide sequence above comes from Hathewaya histolytica. Encoded proteins:
- the mazG gene encoding nucleoside triphosphate pyrophosphohydrolase is translated as MIKILGLGPGDKDSLTIGALEALKSCKKIFFRTEKHPTIEYIKSLGIKFDVYDNFYENYDNFDEVYSAISKDLIQKHKEHEDIIYGVPGHPLVAEKSVSMLIELCTEHNIEYKILPAVSFIEAIMEALKIDPIQGIKIVDAFEIKNTILHNNTGIIITQVYNKLIASEVKLALSEYYNDSEEIYFVRAAGVQDLESIRKIKLYELDRQEDIDYLTSLYIPKGTKALKDFYDLVKIMDVLRGENGCPWDLEQDHKSLKRCLIEEAYEVIDAIEKEDENNLIEELGDLLLQVVFHSKIGKDEGYFNIYDVTEGICEKMINRHPHIFGKIKLDSSEEVLDNWESIKKKEKGYSTYTEELEHISRSLPGLIRAEKVQKKAAKVGFDWEEIKPALDKVKEEYIEVLEVYNSKNREKIIDELGDLIFATVNVCRFLKVDPEEAVNHTTEKFIHRFRFIEKHVINTGNNLKDMSLEDLDKLWENAKNQK
- a CDS encoding putative polysaccharide biosynthesis protein, with the translated sequence MKRQTLIKSTLILGAAGIFARFLGLFFRIPMQILLGDEGMGYYQMSYPLYLTFIAVSSGIPIAVSKIISEMNAKNDGNGILRVIRSTFLIMIPTALAFSFILIFFSDNIITSLRWDRKSYYALIATSLAPVFVITMGILRGFFQGLHNMNPTAISQVIEQIGRVVGGVGLAYMLFPLGIEYAAGGAALGALIGSLLGFIYLVIKFLSVLRYIPKKKSDIKRPIVGDILRNAIPFSFGAVVGTIMGLVDSIVVPRGLLRAGFSSKDAAILYGQLTGKAATLSHVPLALSVALCTSIVPIVAEAYVKNRKVELQNKVEGVIKLSSVISMPSAMGLYFLSYPVMSLVFRGDFGGYTILKYMAISLPFIVLSQCSTTLLQAMNNFYAPVKNLAIGCILKIILTYILVPIPNINIYGAVIGSTIGYITSSILNMILIKRKLLMPINMLDSIIKPIIASLIMSISVILGYKYMYTHTLSNDLACLSAIVIGVITYLLAVIILKIFSYKEVKGKFNVS
- the spoVT gene encoding stage V sporulation protein T, which encodes MKATGIVRRIDDLGRVVIPKEIRRTLRIREGDPLEIFTDREGGVILKKYSPIEELSNFSKEYADALQQSLGGTVIITDKDGIISISGGSRKEYMDRKISSDLERIMEERKPIILGEGSEDIIPIYEDDDESRYKYQVIAPIIAEGDTIGNVVMLTDDDRKEFGDLELKLAETAANFLGKQME